One genomic segment of Streptomyces sp. RKND-216 includes these proteins:
- a CDS encoding amidohydrolase family protein, translating into MSDRGILHIKGRILAGPEDVRDELWAVDGRVTYEPPAAGSGLEPVVVYGWALPGLVDAHCHVGLDAHGPVDDSTSEKQALADREAGTLLIRDAGSPSDTRWVDDREDLPRIIRAGRHIARTRRYIRNYAHEIEPGDLAAYIRREARRGDGWVKIVGDWIDRTEGDLSACWPRWAVEEAIEAAHAEGARMTAHCFAEDSLRDLVEAGIDCIEHATGLTEDTIPLFAERGVAIVPTLVNIATFPHLASGGEAKFPRWSDHMRRLHARRYDTVRSAYDAGIPVFVGTDAGGALPHGLVAREVEELVKAGIPPLAALSATTWGAREWLGRPVLEEGAPADLVLYDSDPREDVRVLAGPRRVVLRGRIIQ; encoded by the coding sequence AGGGGCGGATCCTGGCCGGCCCCGAGGACGTACGGGACGAACTGTGGGCGGTGGACGGCCGCGTCACCTACGAGCCCCCCGCCGCAGGGTCGGGCCTGGAGCCCGTCGTGGTTTACGGCTGGGCCCTTCCCGGCCTGGTCGACGCACACTGCCACGTGGGCCTGGACGCGCACGGCCCGGTGGACGACTCCACCTCGGAGAAGCAGGCGCTGGCCGACCGGGAGGCGGGCACCCTGCTGATCCGCGACGCCGGGTCGCCCTCGGACACGCGCTGGGTCGACGACCGCGAGGATCTGCCGCGGATCATCCGGGCCGGCCGGCACATCGCCCGGACCCGACGCTACATACGCAACTACGCCCACGAGATCGAACCGGGAGACCTCGCCGCCTACATCCGGCGCGAGGCCCGGCGCGGGGACGGCTGGGTGAAGATCGTCGGCGACTGGATCGACCGCACCGAGGGCGACCTCTCGGCGTGCTGGCCGCGCTGGGCCGTGGAGGAGGCGATCGAGGCCGCGCACGCCGAGGGGGCCCGGATGACCGCCCACTGCTTCGCCGAGGACTCGCTGCGGGACCTGGTGGAGGCCGGGATCGACTGCATCGAGCACGCCACCGGGCTGACCGAGGACACCATCCCGCTGTTCGCCGAACGGGGCGTCGCCATCGTGCCGACGCTGGTCAACATCGCGACCTTCCCGCACCTGGCGTCCGGGGGCGAGGCCAAGTTCCCCCGCTGGTCGGACCACATGCGACGGCTGCACGCCCGCCGCTACGACACCGTCCGCTCCGCCTACGACGCCGGCATCCCGGTCTTCGTCGGCACGGACGCCGGGGGCGCGCTGCCGCACGGTCTGGTGGCCAGGGAGGTCGAGGAACTGGTCAAGGCGGGCATCCCGCCGCTGGCCGCGCTGTCCGCCACCACCTGGGGCGCACGCGAGTGGCTGGGCCGGCCGGTCCTGGAGGAAGGCGCCCCGGCCGACCTGGTGCTGTACGACTCCGACCCCCGGGAGGACGTGCGGGTGCTGGCCGGGCCCCGCCGGGTGGTGCTGCGGGGACGCATCATCCAGTAG
- a CDS encoding SCO1860 family LAETG-anchored protein has product MNTAARSLLAAAVLVSAGTAPAHATGSDDGRRAGDEGAASATVLRAALDVGLLNKTVDVPLTSTLNEVTTRDGGGTERRTALTARLDGVQGGEPFSVLRAQVADAEAGHDASKSWGAVTLADARVHVPGLPLLSVVELEKVTARVECAAGERPVAEANVLGSVRALGKRVTLTAGGPTVVTVPGVGEVRLELSRTDTTSRTAAATALELSVEVDPLDLGVAEVAGTLTVAEATCTAPPAPRDEPAPEAEEEPDPQTQTVPGEKRPAGPELAATGGDPATHYLVGGAAVLLAAGAATVFALRRRG; this is encoded by the coding sequence GTGAACACAGCTGCACGCAGTCTGCTCGCCGCCGCCGTCCTGGTGTCGGCCGGCACCGCACCCGCGCATGCCACGGGCAGCGACGACGGCCGCCGGGCGGGGGACGAGGGCGCCGCGAGCGCCACCGTGCTCCGCGCCGCGCTCGACGTCGGGCTGCTGAACAAGACCGTCGACGTCCCGCTGACCAGCACCCTGAACGAGGTCACCACCCGGGACGGTGGTGGCACCGAACGCCGCACGGCGCTCACGGCGCGGCTCGACGGCGTGCAGGGCGGCGAGCCCTTCAGCGTGCTCCGGGCACAGGTCGCAGACGCCGAGGCGGGACACGACGCGTCGAAGAGCTGGGGTGCCGTCACCCTGGCCGACGCCAGGGTGCACGTACCGGGGCTGCCGCTGCTCTCCGTGGTCGAACTGGAGAAGGTCACCGCGCGGGTGGAGTGCGCGGCCGGCGAACGTCCCGTCGCCGAGGCGAACGTGCTCGGCAGCGTGCGGGCGCTGGGCAAGCGGGTGACCCTGACCGCAGGCGGCCCGACGGTGGTGACGGTTCCCGGCGTCGGCGAGGTGCGGCTCGAACTGTCGCGCACCGACACGACCTCGCGTACGGCCGCCGCCACGGCGCTCGAACTGTCCGTGGAAGTCGACCCGCTGGACCTCGGCGTCGCGGAGGTCGCCGGCACGCTCACGGTCGCGGAGGCGACCTGCACCGCGCCGCCCGCGCCGCGCGACGAGCCGGCGCCGGAGGCGGAGGAAGAGCCGGATCCGCAGACGCAGACGGTGCCCGGCGAGAAGCGGCCCGCCGGTCCCGAACTCGCCGCCACAGGAGGCGATCCGGCCACGCACTACCTCGTCGGCGGCGCGGCGGTGCTGCTCGCCGCAGGCGCCGCGACGGTCTTCGCCCTACGCCGCCGCGGCTAG
- the cobC gene encoding Rv2231c family pyridoxal phosphate-dependent protein CobC encodes MPTPTDGPDRPVPRDRLPPQGRAHEVDLRHHGDAETRDEGAALTDLAVNVRAGTPPEWLRTRIAASLDGLAAYPDGRAARRAVAARHGLPTECVLLTAGAAEAFVLVARALAGGRPVVVHPQFTEPEAALRDAGRPVARVLLRPEDGFRLRAGDVPADADLVVVGNPVNPTSVLHPADVLEELARPGRTLVVDEAFMDAVPGERESLAPLVGRLPGRLVVLRSLTKTWGLAGLRVGYVLAGPEDVRRLARHQPLWAVSTPALAAAEACCAPEALEEAEAAANRFAEDRAHLTARLAALPPERRMVPVEPAAGPFLLVRHPDAVGVRERLRARGFAVRRGDTFPGLGREWLRIAVRDRATTDRLVTALATL; translated from the coding sequence ATGCCGACGCCCACTGACGGTCCGGACCGTCCGGTCCCTCGGGACCGACTGCCCCCGCAGGGCCGGGCCCACGAGGTGGACCTGCGGCACCACGGCGACGCGGAGACCCGTGACGAGGGCGCGGCCCTGACCGACCTCGCGGTCAACGTCCGGGCGGGGACCCCGCCGGAGTGGCTGCGGACCCGGATCGCCGCCTCGCTGGACGGGCTGGCGGCCTATCCGGACGGACGGGCGGCCCGGCGCGCGGTGGCGGCCCGGCACGGGCTGCCGACCGAATGCGTCCTGCTGACCGCGGGCGCGGCGGAGGCTTTCGTGCTGGTGGCACGGGCGCTGGCGGGTGGTCGGCCGGTCGTGGTGCACCCGCAGTTCACCGAGCCCGAGGCCGCACTGCGGGACGCCGGCCGCCCCGTCGCCCGCGTGCTGCTGCGGCCGGAGGACGGCTTCCGGCTCCGCGCGGGGGACGTGCCCGCGGACGCGGACCTGGTGGTGGTCGGCAACCCCGTCAACCCGACCTCGGTCCTGCACCCGGCCGACGTGCTGGAGGAACTCGCCCGGCCCGGCCGCACGCTGGTCGTCGACGAGGCGTTCATGGACGCCGTGCCGGGCGAACGCGAGTCGCTGGCGCCGCTGGTGGGCCGACTGCCGGGACGGCTGGTCGTCCTCCGGAGCCTGACCAAGACCTGGGGCCTTGCCGGGCTGCGGGTGGGATATGTACTCGCCGGCCCGGAAGACGTACGCCGGCTGGCACGGCACCAGCCGCTGTGGGCGGTCTCCACCCCCGCGTTGGCCGCGGCAGAGGCCTGCTGCGCACCGGAGGCACTGGAAGAGGCCGAAGCCGCGGCGAACCGTTTCGCGGAAGACCGCGCCCACCTGACCGCGCGGCTGGCCGCGCTGCCGCCCGAGCGTCGCATGGTGCCGGTCGAGCCCGCGGCGGGCCCGTTCCTGCTCGTACGGCACCCCGACGCGGTCGGCGTGCGGGAGCGGCTGCGGGCCCGCGGGTTCGCGGTGCGCAGAGGCGACACGTTCCCGGGGCTGGGCCGGGAGTGGCTGCGGATCGCGGTCCGCGACCGCGCCACGACCGACCGGCTCGTCACTGCCCTCGCCACGCTGTAG
- a CDS encoding sirohydrochlorin chelatase, with protein sequence MTTPPALLLVGHGPQDDDGADAFRSLLSELAARNPDFPVVGGFGKQSPPPLDGVVTDLAEAGATRVVALPLTLAPAGDSDRALEAALAREEELRDGASYLCARPLGPEPALLDVLEQRLDEALGGSARTPADRAATTVLLVGPGAADPAANAEVHRAARLLWEGRGYGGVETAFVSHAAPDVASGLDRCRALGARRIVVLPYFLFPGTQPARIRLQTEGWAAVHPETTVVSADVIGSGGAPAGLAGLVEKRYREAVTAAPETRCGSCGARVPRRRRSVEADASERNSGHADAH encoded by the coding sequence GTGACAACCCCGCCCGCACTTCTCCTGGTCGGCCACGGCCCTCAGGACGACGACGGTGCCGACGCCTTCCGTTCGCTGCTGTCCGAACTGGCCGCCCGCAACCCGGATTTTCCCGTCGTCGGCGGTTTCGGGAAACAGTCGCCGCCGCCGCTCGACGGGGTGGTCACCGACCTCGCGGAGGCGGGCGCCACCCGGGTGGTCGCTCTGCCGCTCACGCTGGCGCCGGCAGGCGACTCCGACCGCGCCCTGGAGGCGGCGCTGGCCCGCGAGGAGGAGCTGCGCGACGGGGCGTCGTACCTCTGCGCACGTCCTCTCGGGCCCGAACCGGCTTTGCTGGACGTGCTGGAGCAGCGGCTCGACGAGGCTCTGGGAGGTTCGGCGCGCACGCCCGCGGACCGTGCCGCCACGACGGTGCTGCTGGTCGGCCCCGGTGCTGCCGATCCGGCGGCCAACGCCGAGGTGCACCGCGCGGCACGGCTGCTGTGGGAGGGCCGCGGCTACGGCGGCGTGGAGACGGCGTTCGTGTCGCACGCGGCACCAGATGTGGCGTCCGGCCTGGACCGCTGCCGCGCGCTGGGCGCGCGGCGCATCGTGGTGCTGCCGTACTTCCTCTTCCCCGGCACGCAGCCCGCGCGCATCAGGCTCCAGACCGAGGGCTGGGCCGCGGTGCACCCCGAGACCACGGTGGTGAGCGCCGACGTGATCGGCTCCGGTGGAGCACCCGCCGGACTGGCCGGACTGGTGGAGAAGCGCTACCGGGAGGCGGTCACGGCGGCACCCGAGACGCGGTGCGGCAGCTGCGGCGCACGGGTGCCCCGTCGGCGCCGCTCGGTGGAGGCGGACGCCTCGGAGCGGAACTCCGGGCATGCCGACGCCCACTGA
- a CDS encoding cobalamin biosynthesis protein produces MTHRPTPVGRVTVGVGARHGATPEEVWEAVTRALREASTDGPVGVAALATVNVRAGEPGLLAAARRLGVPLRAYPADALAAVHVPHPSRAAREAVGTPSVAEAAALLASGEGARLLVAKGTAAASRSGPGGPARAGARRRGPAAGRATGARPRSAVTPGGGNPGVPRREAAAHPDGPGRRTIQGGE; encoded by the coding sequence GTGACCCACCGCCCCACGCCCGTGGGCCGGGTGACCGTCGGCGTCGGCGCCCGGCACGGGGCGACGCCGGAGGAGGTGTGGGAGGCGGTCACCCGGGCGCTGCGGGAGGCGTCCACGGACGGGCCGGTGGGCGTCGCCGCCCTGGCCACCGTGAACGTACGGGCCGGCGAGCCCGGGCTGCTCGCCGCCGCGCGGCGGCTCGGGGTGCCGCTCCGGGCCTATCCGGCGGACGCCCTCGCCGCCGTCCACGTCCCGCACCCCTCCCGGGCGGCCCGGGAGGCGGTGGGCACGCCGTCGGTCGCCGAGGCGGCGGCGCTGCTGGCCTCGGGCGAGGGGGCACGGCTGCTGGTGGCGAAAGGCACCGCGGCGGCGTCGCGCTCCGGCCCGGGCGGGCCCGCCCGGGCCGGAGCGCGACGCCGTGGCCCGGCCGCCGGGCGGGCCACGGGCGCAAGGCCGCGTTCGGCGGTGACACCCGGTGGCGGGAACCCGGGCGTTCCGCGGCGTGAGGCAGCCGCCCATCCGGACGGCCCTGGGCGACGAACCATCCAGGGCGGTGAGTAA
- a CDS encoding cobyrinate a,c-diamide synthase, which produces MTEVPRLVVAAPSSGAGKTTFATGLMAAFRERGLEVSPHKVGPDYIDPGYHGLATGRPGRNLDAYLCGTDLVGPLFAHGAADADLAVVEGVMGLYDGASGQGELASTAQVAKLLRAPVVLVVDASAQSRSVAALVHGFASWDPQVRIGGVVLNRVASDRHERLLREALDHAGVPVLGALRRSDAVGTPSRHLGLVPVAERRADAFQSVAALAERVRLGCDLEGLLALARSAPPLDVAPWDAAAAVGTAPVGPHGPGAGGPDPVADGTRPVVAVAGGPAFTFSYTEHAELLHAAGAEVVVFDPLRDEALPPGTRGLVIGGGFPEMHAADLAANTPLRHAVAAFRGPVAAECAGLLYLARELDGRPMCGVLDASAEMTGRLTLGYREAVALGDSALAAAGTRVRAHEFHRTALVPAAGPAPAWGLVRPAEQARRTEGFVQCHVHASYLHVHWAGTPELARRFAERCARW; this is translated from the coding sequence ATGACCGAGGTACCGCGCCTGGTCGTCGCGGCGCCCTCCTCCGGTGCCGGCAAGACGACGTTCGCCACCGGGCTGATGGCGGCCTTCCGGGAGCGGGGGCTGGAGGTCTCCCCGCACAAGGTCGGTCCCGACTACATCGACCCCGGCTACCACGGTCTCGCCACCGGGCGGCCCGGCCGCAACCTGGACGCCTATCTGTGCGGCACCGATCTCGTCGGACCGCTCTTCGCCCACGGCGCGGCGGACGCCGATCTCGCCGTCGTGGAGGGCGTGATGGGCCTCTACGACGGCGCGTCCGGGCAAGGCGAGCTGGCGTCCACGGCACAGGTGGCCAAGCTGCTGCGGGCACCGGTCGTCCTGGTGGTGGACGCCTCCGCGCAGTCCCGGTCGGTGGCGGCTCTGGTGCACGGCTTCGCGTCCTGGGACCCGCAGGTGCGGATCGGCGGCGTGGTGCTGAACCGGGTGGCCTCCGACCGGCACGAGCGGCTGCTGCGGGAGGCGCTGGACCACGCGGGGGTACCGGTGCTCGGGGCGCTGCGCCGTTCGGACGCGGTAGGCACCCCGAGCCGCCACCTCGGCCTGGTACCGGTCGCCGAACGCCGGGCCGACGCGTTCCAGTCGGTGGCCGCACTCGCCGAACGGGTGCGGCTCGGCTGCGATCTGGAGGGCCTGCTGGCGCTGGCACGCAGTGCTCCCCCGCTGGACGTTGCCCCGTGGGACGCGGCCGCCGCGGTGGGTACGGCCCCGGTGGGGCCCCACGGCCCGGGTGCGGGCGGTCCGGATCCGGTGGCCGACGGCACGCGCCCGGTGGTGGCGGTCGCCGGAGGCCCGGCCTTCACGTTCTCCTACACCGAGCACGCCGAACTGCTGCACGCGGCGGGCGCGGAGGTGGTCGTCTTCGACCCGCTGCGGGACGAGGCGCTGCCGCCCGGCACGCGCGGCCTGGTGATCGGCGGCGGCTTCCCCGAGATGCACGCCGCCGACCTGGCCGCCAACACGCCGCTCCGCCACGCCGTCGCGGCGTTTCGCGGGCCGGTGGCCGCCGAGTGCGCCGGACTGCTCTACCTGGCGCGGGAACTGGACGGCCGCCCGATGTGCGGCGTGCTGGACGCGTCGGCGGAGATGACCGGCCGGCTGACGCTCGGCTACCGCGAAGCGGTGGCGCTCGGGGACAGCGCGCTGGCGGCGGCCGGTACCCGGGTGCGGGCGCACGAGTTCCACCGCACCGCCCTCGTCCCCGCAGCGGGGCCCGCCCCCGCCTGGGGACTGGTGCGGCCCGCCGAACAGGCCCGCCGCACCGAGGGTTTCGTCCAGTGCCACGTGCACGCCTCCTACCTGCACGTGCACTGGGCTGGGACGCCGGAACTGGCCCGCCGGTTCGCCGAGCGGTGCGCGCGGTGGTGA
- the cobO gene encoding cob(I)yrinic acid a,c-diamide adenosyltransferase, with translation MPKGQPDVVPDDGLTTRQRRNRPLLAVHTGTGKGKSTAAFGMALRGWNQGWPIGVFQFVKSAKWKVGEERALRVLGDSGEGGTVDWHKMGEGWSWIRRDTSLSNEDAAREGWEQVRRDLAAETYRLYVLDEFAYPLHWGWVDAAEVVEVLRDRPGFQHVVITGRNVPQDLLGAADLVTEMTKVRHPMDAGQKGQKGIEW, from the coding sequence ACCACCCGCCAGCGGCGCAACCGGCCGCTGCTGGCGGTGCACACCGGGACCGGCAAGGGGAAGTCGACGGCCGCGTTCGGCATGGCGCTGCGCGGCTGGAACCAGGGGTGGCCGATCGGGGTGTTCCAGTTCGTGAAGTCGGCCAAGTGGAAGGTCGGCGAGGAGCGGGCGCTGCGGGTGCTGGGCGACTCCGGCGAAGGCGGCACGGTCGACTGGCACAAGATGGGCGAGGGCTGGTCGTGGATCCGGCGGGACACCTCGCTGAGCAACGAGGACGCGGCCCGGGAGGGCTGGGAGCAGGTACGGCGCGACCTGGCGGCGGAGACCTACCGGCTGTACGTCCTGGACGAGTTCGCCTACCCCCTGCACTGGGGCTGGGTGGACGCCGCCGAAGTGGTCGAGGTGCTGCGGGACCGGCCCGGCTTCCAGCACGTGGTGATCACCGGCCGGAACGTGCCGCAGGACCTGCTGGGCGCGGCGGACCTGGTCACCGAGATGACGAAGGTGAGGCACCCGATGGACGCCGGGCAGAAGGGCCAGAAGGGCATCGAGTGGTGA